One window from the genome of Moritella sp. F3 encodes:
- a CDS encoding nucleoside triphosphate pyrophosphatase, producing MKQTNMYLASQSPRRRELLTQIGIEFSVLSVDVEEQQQAGELAPDYVSRLARDKAQAGVAALSNTNIAEIKTNTANKQVVLGADTIVVYAGQVLEKPVDETDSARMLSLLSGQVHEVMTAVALADGSRCWVELVITTVQFRDISTIEMHDYWRTGEPCDKAGSYAIQGIAGKFVSHISGSYSAVVGLPLMQTEQLIQAFKADQNK from the coding sequence ATGAAACAGACTAATATGTATTTAGCGTCGCAGTCACCACGTCGCCGTGAGTTATTAACCCAAATTGGCATTGAATTTTCGGTATTATCTGTTGATGTGGAAGAGCAACAACAAGCAGGCGAATTAGCGCCTGACTATGTATCCCGCCTGGCGCGTGATAAAGCGCAAGCGGGCGTTGCTGCGCTAAGTAACACGAATATTGCAGAGATAAAGACTAATACTGCTAATAAACAGGTGGTGTTAGGGGCTGACACGATAGTGGTCTATGCCGGACAAGTATTAGAAAAACCGGTAGATGAAACTGATTCAGCACGCATGCTCAGTTTATTATCAGGTCAAGTACATGAAGTGATGACTGCTGTGGCACTTGCCGATGGCTCACGCTGCTGGGTTGAGTTAGTGATAACAACAGTACAGTTTAGAGATATATCAACGATTGAAATGCACGATTACTGGCGTACGGGTGAACCCTGCGATAAAGCCGGTAGTTATGCTATCCAAGGTATTGCCGGTAAATTTGTCAGCCATATAAGCGGAAGTTATAGCGCGGTTGTCGGTTTACCCTTAATGCAAACCGAGCAATTAATTCAAGCCTTTAAGGCAGATCAGAATAAGTAA
- a CDS encoding YhdP family protein, whose product MTAKRNWLRRCGKACLYTFACLAVFSAVSISLLRASLPYLNQYHDRVIDWLVADQSVSIEVESIDAGWYKFGPVLIVNTLDVKFDESLPYNFDVARIKISVDFWNSLLEQKLLVDNLILDGVQIKLPISPFQSSKEKDTKLSSPELTRLLDVFFRQLEHFELTNSNLRVLTPAGEEKIIHIPEFAWLNKGNRHRGEGWAYINDDITDNNLRIMVDVTSAKHDLTNVSGQVYVQAENVSLSSWFERVLIDREGLKKGALSFESWIDIVNNQPTTALLQLQPSEFSWKSGDLQQDLNIWGGELAWQLTDTGWQLDSRELALVTNGIVWPSLELQVRQQEDDLFAFVNQVELSKLAPIVALSRHVDDALFQDLKTLYPHGLVRDVKVKIPLQDWTQLRYQLNVDDFQLQSWQGFPAIDNVDIAVTGGLDAGKIRVDMHDTLLDLSEHLEHSIQVNQFSSDLTWRRYDYTDANKNEPAGKKLTGIEISADKVFVDTPELVLDSQFLLDIPSDANPFLSLAGDLKLRDASKAYYYYPTAYMGESLIDYLRGALKQGHSDNGQLLWFGEFANYPYTQGDGIFEARLNVVDAEFKFDPQWPTLTELQLELLFQNDDLFMSSRQGNLAQVAISAVDLQLPSLGNVQALGIQAQFATTGKKAKSLIDSSPLPEVSEVLNSLQVSGNLNGKIDIILPFTDDDPVVVSGDIGLVNDDIYLPALDLTLTDVNGRFKFDDTGLLSTPLTAKLFDQPLNVGFTSAQQDSIYQVNVDLAGVWASDKIMTQLMPGYEQYVSGDVNWKGTLNMAFPEQGFNYEFDVQSDLERLSIDLPMPLAKSTFLDWPTDISLVGNDKQAQIQVNVSDVLYFSGQVNYADEQLALIQSLVQIGNADELLISDTANAVVVNVDNLDIVDWQSWYNGLPDSDFNVSSAVEPLSSIKVAVANTVYYQQPLTDLNLTATKGYRNWGITLKADEFNGRVVIPELGNVNIDFDYLYLPDLVFVGDGDTTSNSEKSSVQASSTELVWQDIPGFNFNCGACIVGQINLGKASAEVTKDNNGLKLQALDVDMEHSAVAMTGRWFTNDNGLQETQLEGELKTQSIEEFMTGLGLISPLAKTPADVNFKLGWQDNPLKLDIDSLNGSANIVTKAGRISNVSDKGTRFLSVLSLQSLVKRLSLDFSDVFNDGLPYSSMSASLQVVDGAINNKDFLVNSSSGKITGNGYIDLVTDTINYNLSFFPDVTSSLPVLAAFAVTPTTALAVFALSKILEPVVEVITELKFNVSGDFDNPTFTEVKRNQKAITVPDELINATDPKTAGDK is encoded by the coding sequence GTGACAGCGAAACGAAATTGGCTAAGAAGGTGTGGTAAAGCCTGCCTTTACACTTTTGCCTGCTTAGCTGTTTTTTCTGCCGTTTCGATTAGTTTGTTACGGGCGAGTTTACCGTACCTGAATCAATATCACGATCGCGTGATTGATTGGCTTGTTGCTGATCAGTCGGTGAGCATTGAAGTTGAAAGTATTGATGCGGGTTGGTATAAATTCGGCCCGGTATTAATTGTAAATACGCTCGATGTAAAGTTCGATGAATCCCTGCCTTATAATTTTGATGTCGCGCGTATTAAGATCAGCGTCGATTTTTGGAATAGTTTATTAGAACAAAAGCTGCTGGTTGATAACCTCATCTTAGATGGCGTACAGATAAAACTACCCATCTCTCCGTTTCAAAGCAGCAAAGAAAAAGACACTAAACTTTCTTCTCCTGAATTAACCCGCCTGCTTGATGTATTTTTCCGTCAGCTGGAACATTTTGAATTAACGAATAGTAACTTACGGGTATTAACCCCCGCGGGTGAAGAAAAGATTATTCATATACCTGAATTTGCTTGGCTAAACAAAGGTAATCGTCACCGAGGGGAAGGTTGGGCATACATCAATGATGATATCACTGATAATAATTTGCGCATCATGGTGGATGTTACCAGCGCTAAACATGATTTAACCAATGTCAGTGGTCAAGTTTATGTTCAAGCCGAAAATGTGAGTTTATCGAGTTGGTTTGAAAGAGTATTAATTGATCGAGAAGGCTTAAAAAAAGGCGCGCTCAGTTTTGAAAGCTGGATTGATATTGTTAATAATCAACCAACAACGGCATTACTTCAACTGCAGCCATCAGAGTTTAGTTGGAAAAGCGGTGATTTACAGCAAGACCTTAATATCTGGGGGGGCGAACTGGCATGGCAGCTAACGGATACTGGCTGGCAGTTAGACAGTCGTGAATTAGCCTTGGTCACCAATGGTATAGTCTGGCCATCACTCGAGCTACAAGTTAGACAGCAAGAAGATGATTTATTTGCGTTTGTTAATCAAGTTGAATTGTCTAAGCTCGCGCCTATTGTGGCACTGTCGCGACATGTCGATGACGCCTTATTTCAGGATCTTAAAACGCTCTATCCACATGGTTTAGTCCGTGATGTGAAGGTTAAGATCCCATTGCAAGATTGGACGCAGCTACGTTATCAATTAAACGTAGATGATTTTCAGTTGCAAAGTTGGCAAGGATTTCCTGCGATTGATAATGTCGATATTGCCGTGACGGGTGGCTTGGATGCTGGCAAAATTCGTGTTGATATGCACGATACATTATTAGATCTTTCCGAACATCTTGAGCATAGCATTCAGGTGAATCAATTTTCGAGTGATTTAACCTGGCGTCGTTATGATTATACCGATGCAAATAAGAATGAACCTGCTGGTAAAAAGCTGACGGGTATCGAGATCAGTGCTGACAAGGTGTTTGTTGATACCCCTGAATTAGTGCTTGATAGCCAGTTTTTATTAGATATACCGAGCGATGCAAACCCATTCCTCAGTCTTGCTGGTGACTTGAAGTTACGCGATGCTAGTAAGGCTTATTACTATTACCCTACAGCTTATATGGGTGAGTCATTAATCGATTACTTGAGAGGCGCTTTAAAGCAGGGGCACTCGGACAATGGTCAGTTATTGTGGTTTGGTGAATTTGCTAATTATCCTTATACACAAGGTGATGGCATCTTTGAGGCGCGATTAAATGTTGTTGATGCCGAGTTCAAATTTGATCCTCAGTGGCCAACGCTGACGGAATTACAGCTCGAATTACTCTTTCAAAATGATGATTTATTTATGTCATCGCGACAAGGTAACTTGGCTCAAGTGGCGATATCGGCAGTGGACTTACAACTGCCGAGTTTGGGTAACGTACAAGCACTTGGTATTCAGGCGCAATTTGCGACGACGGGGAAAAAAGCCAAATCTCTGATTGATTCAAGCCCATTGCCAGAAGTGAGTGAGGTGTTGAATAGTTTACAGGTATCAGGAAATCTGAATGGTAAAATTGATATTATTTTACCGTTTACCGATGATGATCCCGTTGTGGTTAGTGGTGACATTGGTTTAGTAAATGATGATATTTATTTGCCGGCACTGGATTTAACTTTGACGGATGTGAATGGTCGATTCAAGTTTGATGATACAGGCTTACTATCGACGCCATTAACAGCCAAGTTGTTCGACCAACCACTCAATGTCGGCTTTACGAGTGCGCAGCAAGACAGTATTTATCAAGTTAATGTCGATCTGGCTGGTGTATGGGCCAGTGATAAAATCATGACGCAATTAATGCCTGGGTATGAACAGTATGTGTCTGGTGATGTGAATTGGAAGGGCACATTAAACATGGCTTTTCCTGAGCAGGGCTTTAACTATGAATTTGATGTGCAGAGTGATTTAGAGCGTCTTTCGATCGACTTGCCTATGCCTTTGGCAAAATCCACATTTTTGGATTGGCCTACCGATATTTCACTTGTAGGTAATGATAAACAAGCTCAGATCCAAGTAAATGTCAGCGATGTGTTGTATTTTTCTGGTCAGGTTAATTACGCTGATGAACAGTTAGCGTTGATCCAGTCTTTAGTGCAGATTGGTAATGCAGATGAACTGCTGATCAGTGATACCGCGAATGCAGTTGTCGTCAATGTGGATAATCTCGATATCGTAGATTGGCAATCGTGGTATAACGGATTACCCGATAGTGACTTTAATGTGAGCAGCGCAGTTGAACCTTTATCGTCAATTAAAGTAGCAGTGGCTAATACCGTTTATTATCAGCAGCCTTTGACTGACTTAAATCTCACCGCGACTAAGGGTTACCGAAACTGGGGGATCACACTTAAAGCGGATGAATTTAATGGTCGTGTTGTTATACCTGAACTCGGTAATGTGAATATCGATTTTGATTATTTATATTTACCTGATTTAGTGTTTGTTGGGGATGGCGATACGACTAGCAATAGCGAAAAATCCTCGGTGCAAGCGTCATCAACCGAGTTAGTTTGGCAGGATATACCTGGTTTTAATTTTAATTGTGGAGCTTGTATTGTAGGGCAAATCAATTTAGGCAAAGCATCTGCAGAAGTGACTAAAGACAACAATGGACTTAAGTTACAAGCATTAGATGTCGATATGGAACATTCAGCAGTCGCGATGACTGGACGTTGGTTTACCAATGATAATGGCCTGCAAGAGACGCAACTAGAGGGTGAGTTAAAAACCCAAAGTATTGAAGAGTTTATGACAGGCTTGGGGTTAATTAGTCCGTTAGCGAAAACGCCAGCAGACGTTAATTTTAAATTGGGTTGGCAGGACAATCCACTTAAGCTGGACATTGACTCGCTAAATGGTAGTGCGAATATAGTGACTAAAGCTGGGCGGATCTCGAATGTCAGTGATAAAGGGACGCGATTCTTAAGTGTGCTGAGTTTGCAGTCGTTAGTGAAGCGCTTGAGTTTGGACTTTAGTGATGTATTTAATGATGGTTTACCTTATTCCTCAATGTCCGCATCACTACAGGTCGTCGATGGCGCCATTAACAATAAAGATTTTTTAGTTAACTCCAGTAGCGGTAAAATTACCGGTAATGGTTATATTGATTTAGTCACGGATACCATTAACTATAACTTAAGCTTTTTTCCAGATGTTACTTCGAGTCTACCGGTATTGGCTGCATTTGCGGTAACGCCTACGACTGCATTAGCCGTCTTCGCGTTATCGAAAATTTTGGAGCCCGTGGTGGAAGTTATTACGGAGCTGAAGTTTAATGTCAGTGGTGATTTTGATAATCCGACATTTACTGAAGTTAAACGTAATCAAAAAGCGATCACTGTACCTGACGAACTCATCAATGCGACAGATCCGAAGACGGCTGGAGACAAGTAA
- the rng gene encoding ribonuclease G — protein sequence MGITTELLVNVTPSETRVALIENGVLQEIHVEREAKRGIVGNIYKGKVSRVLPGMQAAFIDIGLDKAAFLHASDIVPHTECVAPGEKKHFKVADISQLVRQGQDIIVQVVKDPMGTKGARLTTDITLPSRYLVFMPGSSHVGVSQRIDCEEERTRLKRVTEAQIDELGGYIIRTAADGVGDKELEQDIAYLKRLWTKVLQRKKTNPSASMLYQDPSLAFRIIRDFAGAPLDKIRVDSRLAYAELCEFTESYVPELVSALEPYTGERPIFEMYDVESESQRALERRVKLKSGGYLIIDQTEAMTTIDINTGAFVGHRNLEDTIFNTNVESTQAIARQLRLRNLGGIIIIDFIDMQSSEHRRRVMECLESALSHDRAKTNTHDFSALGLVEMTRKRTRESLEHVLCSDCPTCDGRGSVKTVETVCYEIFREVTRVNRAYDADQFNVYASVAVAEYIIKEESHSIAELELFMGKQVKIKPEPQYLQEQFDVVMM from the coding sequence ATGGGTATAACGACAGAGTTATTAGTAAATGTTACCCCGAGCGAAACACGTGTTGCCTTGATTGAAAATGGCGTACTGCAAGAAATACATGTCGAGCGAGAAGCAAAACGTGGCATCGTGGGTAATATCTATAAAGGTAAAGTAAGCCGGGTTTTACCGGGCATGCAAGCTGCATTTATTGATATTGGTCTCGACAAAGCGGCGTTTCTTCACGCATCAGATATTGTACCGCATACCGAGTGTGTAGCGCCGGGCGAAAAGAAACATTTTAAAGTGGCCGATATCTCGCAATTAGTGCGTCAAGGTCAAGATATTATCGTCCAAGTAGTGAAAGATCCAATGGGTACTAAAGGTGCTCGTCTGACTACGGATATTACCTTGCCTTCACGCTATTTAGTGTTTATGCCTGGTAGCTCGCATGTAGGGGTATCACAGCGCATTGATTGTGAAGAAGAGCGTACTCGTTTAAAGCGTGTCACTGAAGCGCAAATTGATGAACTCGGTGGTTATATCATTCGTACCGCCGCTGATGGTGTTGGTGATAAAGAACTTGAACAAGACATTGCTTACTTAAAACGTTTATGGACCAAAGTGCTACAGCGTAAGAAAACGAATCCAAGCGCGAGCATGTTGTATCAAGATCCGTCTTTGGCATTTCGTATTATTCGCGACTTTGCCGGCGCCCCATTAGACAAGATCCGTGTCGATTCACGTTTGGCTTATGCTGAACTATGTGAATTCACTGAATCGTATGTACCAGAGCTAGTCAGTGCGTTAGAACCGTATACTGGCGAACGTCCCATCTTTGAAATGTACGATGTGGAAAGTGAATCGCAACGTGCGCTTGAGCGTCGAGTAAAGTTAAAGTCGGGTGGTTATTTAATTATCGATCAGACTGAAGCTATGACGACGATTGATATTAATACTGGCGCGTTTGTTGGTCATCGTAACCTTGAAGATACGATCTTTAATACCAATGTCGAATCGACTCAGGCGATAGCTCGTCAGCTGAGATTGCGTAACCTTGGTGGTATTATCATTATCGATTTCATTGATATGCAAAGTTCTGAGCATCGCCGCCGTGTGATGGAATGTTTGGAATCAGCATTAAGCCATGATCGTGCTAAAACCAATACCCATGACTTCTCGGCGTTAGGCTTAGTTGAGATGACTCGTAAGCGTACCCGTGAATCATTAGAGCATGTATTGTGTTCTGATTGCCCGACGTGTGATGGTCGTGGTTCAGTTAAAACCGTTGAAACGGTATGCTATGAGATATTTCGTGAAGTAACACGTGTTAACCGTGCTTACGATGCGGATCAATTTAACGTTTATGCCTCGGTTGCAGTTGCTGAATACATTATAAAAGAAGAATCACACAGTATTGCTGAATTAGAATTGTTTATGGGTAAACAGGTGAAGATAAAGCCTGAACCGCAGTACTTACAAGAACAATTTGATGTGGTAATGATGTAG
- the mreD gene encoding rod shape-determining protein MreD has product MTPANGRFKLILTIILALLLTVLPVPEPFGSFRPDWVLLVLGYWCMALPYRVSIGYAWVTGLTLDLLLGAPLGIHSLALSIVIYIIVMNHRLIRNISLWQQALIVGFLVMLNKLIIFWAEKLLFDISITPTYLWSILTTMLIWPWIFLILRKIRRQFAIR; this is encoded by the coding sequence ATGACGCCTGCTAACGGTCGTTTTAAATTAATTCTGACCATTATTCTCGCATTGTTACTGACCGTATTGCCAGTGCCTGAACCATTCGGTAGTTTCCGACCTGATTGGGTGTTATTGGTGTTGGGTTATTGGTGTATGGCATTGCCGTATCGAGTGAGTATTGGCTATGCTTGGGTGACTGGATTAACCTTAGACCTGTTGCTCGGTGCACCGCTAGGTATTCACTCTTTGGCCCTTTCTATTGTTATCTATATTATCGTGATGAATCATCGTTTGATCCGTAATATATCGTTATGGCAGCAAGCCTTAATTGTCGGTTTCTTAGTCATGCTCAATAAGCTTATTATATTCTGGGCTGAAAAATTACTTTTCGATATTTCAATAACACCGACGTACTTATGGTCAATCTTAACCACGATGTTAATATGGCCATGGATATTCTTGATTTTAAGGAAGATTCGTCGCCAATTTGCGATTAGATAG
- a CDS encoding carbon-nitrogen hydrolase family protein produces the protein MQLVAIQMTSGADIKANLAYVASQLALIDTGGTPTLILLPENFALFSHRDDYLAHAERLGQGRVQQQLADWAKEYQCWLVAGSFPILSDIEDRIYTTSLAFDPAGELVQHYHKIHLFDAHVPAVSIASNDHQDKSIFKKNVKQGFKKELKQQTYKESDSFIAGDQIATFTITDSTGGDITVGMAICYDLRFPELFRALSAANADVLLLPAAFTHATGKAHWLPLLQARAIENQCYVLAANQVGDHGGNRHTWGHSVILNPWGESLAQQTSSCGICCAQLDKHKLVQVRADIPILQHARFTASLKNKE, from the coding sequence ATGCAGTTAGTAGCAATACAAATGACCTCGGGTGCTGATATTAAAGCGAACTTAGCGTATGTGGCATCACAACTGGCATTGATTGATACAGGGGGAACCCCGACCTTGATCTTATTACCAGAGAATTTTGCCTTGTTTTCGCACCGCGATGATTATTTAGCTCATGCAGAACGATTAGGGCAAGGACGAGTACAGCAACAGCTTGCTGATTGGGCTAAGGAATACCAATGTTGGCTGGTTGCAGGGTCTTTTCCTATTCTTAGTGATATTGAAGATCGGATTTATACAACCAGTTTAGCATTTGACCCCGCTGGGGAATTGGTGCAACATTACCATAAGATCCACTTATTTGATGCGCATGTTCCAGCTGTATCTATCGCGAGCAATGATCATCAAGATAAGAGCATATTTAAGAAAAATGTTAAGCAAGGTTTTAAGAAAGAGCTAAAGCAGCAAACTTATAAAGAATCAGATAGTTTTATTGCTGGTGATCAGATCGCTACTTTCACTATTACAGATAGTACGGGCGGAGATATAACGGTTGGTATGGCTATTTGCTATGACCTGCGTTTCCCTGAATTATTTCGTGCACTCAGTGCTGCTAACGCCGATGTGTTATTACTACCCGCAGCCTTTACCCATGCGACAGGTAAAGCGCATTGGTTACCCTTGTTACAAGCCAGAGCCATAGAGAACCAATGCTATGTGTTAGCGGCTAATCAAGTGGGTGATCATGGTGGTAATCGTCATACTTGGGGTCATTCGGTTATCTTAAACCCTTGGGGCGAGAGTTTGGCACAACAAACATCGTCGTGTGGTATCTGCTGCGCGCAATTAGATAAACATAAGTTAGTACAAGTACGTGCTGACATACCTATTTTACAACATGCACGCTTTACGGCGAGCTTGAAAAATAAAGAGTAA
- the mreC gene encoding rod shape-determining protein MreC: MKPIFATSTSLQLRLFLAVIASFSLIVFDSKFDSFSNVRVYLNTAVSPLIYAADIPGEMLKGMSNTVVSRRELKKQVEEQQDKLFVQQVQLLEFKHLKEENKRLRALLNSPVHSDKRKLVAEIITVNSDPFSLQVVINKGTNDGIYIGQPVLNEQGVVGQIVDVSMTYSRVLLISDVTHGIPVRVQRNDIRAIANGSGELNGLSLPYVPHSTDIQMGDVLVTSGLGGVFPEGYPVATVTEFTYQVGQPYAQVEAKPVVALERIRYVLLVWDDINPNETNEPQLETGKETAL, translated from the coding sequence ATGAAACCTATTTTTGCTACCTCTACATCTTTACAACTGCGCCTATTCCTTGCGGTTATCGCCTCTTTCTCGTTAATTGTCTTTGATTCTAAATTTGATTCTTTTTCGAATGTACGCGTATATTTAAATACCGCTGTATCGCCCTTGATCTATGCGGCAGATATTCCAGGCGAAATGCTAAAAGGTATGTCAAATACCGTTGTATCTCGTCGAGAGTTAAAAAAACAAGTTGAAGAACAACAGGATAAGTTATTTGTCCAGCAAGTGCAGTTACTTGAATTTAAGCACCTAAAAGAAGAAAATAAGCGCCTACGCGCATTACTTAATTCACCTGTCCATTCCGATAAACGTAAGCTTGTCGCTGAAATAATTACCGTTAATTCTGACCCATTTTCACTGCAAGTGGTGATTAACAAAGGGACTAATGATGGTATTTATATTGGCCAGCCAGTATTAAACGAGCAAGGTGTCGTTGGGCAAATTGTTGATGTGTCTATGACTTACAGTCGAGTACTACTGATTTCTGATGTGACTCACGGTATACCGGTTCGAGTTCAGCGTAATGACATTCGTGCAATTGCTAATGGCAGTGGCGAGTTAAATGGACTCAGCTTACCTTATGTGCCACACAGTACAGATATCCAAATGGGTGATGTGCTGGTGACGTCAGGGCTTGGTGGTGTGTTCCCCGAAGGATACCCTGTCGCGACGGTGACTGAATTTACTTACCAGGTTGGACAACCTTACGCGCAAGTTGAAGCGAAACCTGTGGTGGCATTAGAGCGGATACGTTATGTATTATTAGTTTGGGATGATATTAACCCCAATGAGACTAATGAACCGCAGTTAGAAACAGGTAAGGAGACAGCACTATGA